A stretch of DNA from Nitrospirota bacterium:
TGTATCATACACAAATTGATTATGAAATGTCAACAACAAAAGAGTATTTGAAATTCACGGTAAAAAAATAAAAATTACTCTATTTTTTTGAGAAACTAAACCCCTTTTGAAACAGTTCTACGCATACATCCACCACATCCTCATCATAATAAATTCCTCTGTATGATGTTATTTCCGACATAGCAGCGTCAATGCCAAGAGCGGCTCTGTACGGCCGATGCGACGATATGGCCTCTACAACGTCGGCAACGGCTATTATCCGGGCACCTGACAAAATATCGTCTCCCCTAAGTCCCCTCGGATAGCCTGAACCGTCCAATTTCTCGTGGTGCTGATACACAATGTCGGCTATCATCCACTCAGATTCGATGTTTTTGAGGATATTGTATCCGACCTCGCTGTGGGTCTTTAAGAGGTTGAATTCAATTTCAGTGATTTTCCCCGGTTTTGAAAGTATCTCCGCAGGAACGTTAACCTTACCTATATCGTGAAGTATCGCAGCTACATAAAAACCCTCTGCCTCATTGTTGCTAAACATCATAGCCATAGCAATTTCACACGTAAGCTCTGCCACCCTCCTTTGGTGTCCGGCAGTGTATGGGTCTCTTGTCTCCGCCATGGTTGAGAGAGCCTCTACAGTACCATAAAACAAACGCTTCATCTTGAGGAGATTTAGTTCAACCATATTCTGTTGTATTAATCGCTTTTCCAACTGCATCTGTCTCTTTAGCGCTAAGTGATTCTTAGTGCGCAGTTTAACTATGTTTTGATTTATTGGTTTAGTGATGTAATCTGCAGCGCCAAGCTCCAATCCGATAGTTTCATCCGCTCCGTCACTCATAGCCGTTACAAATATCACTGACACATCGTTTAGTGTAGGCTCTTTCTTTAAAAGGCTATACAGCTCATAGCCATTCATATCGGGCATTACCACGTCAAGAAGTATAAGGTCAGGCTTTATTGCCAAGGCTATCTCGAGGGCTTTCTTAGCGTTAGTGGCAAAGTACGTTGTGTAACTGTCATGCAACGCATCATTGATTATTTCAATGTTCGAGACAGCGTCATCTACTATCAGTATCTTTTGTTTTTCAATATCTTCAGACACTTTTGCTCCCGGAGGCTGTATGTTTTTCAATTAGTTTACATAACTCCTCTGCCGCAAACGGTTTTGAAATATAGTCATCCATGCCTGTTGCCAGACAAAGCTCCACATCTTCCTCACTTGCGTGTGCAGTTACGGCTATTATCGGTATCCCTGCATTTATCTTAGCATCTTTTGTATTTCTTATGTGCCTTGTTGCCTCTAACCCGTCCATAACCGGCATCTGTATATCCATAAGGACAAGGTCAAATGGTCTCTGAGCTAACATATCGAGAGCCTCTCGCCCGTTTACAACTGCTACCGGCGTATATCCGCGCCTTTGCAGAAGTCTGATGAGAAGTGTTTGGTTAACAATATTGTCTTCTGCTATTAAAATATTAAGATGCGCTCGAAATTCCATCATACTTTGGCATATCGGAACCGGCTCCGGTGTTTGCTGAAGTAAAAAATTGGCTATAAAGTAAAATGTGCTGCCTTTGCCTGAATCGCTCTCTACCCAAATATCACCACCTGTCATACAGAGAATCTTTTTTGCTATTGCAAGGCCCAGTCCCGTACCTCCATATCTCTTTGTCATAAAATGATCACATTGAGTGAAGCTATCAAAAATCATATCAAAATTTTCCTTTGAGATTCCTATTCCGGTATCAGACACCGAAAACAATAAACGAGTCTCTTTATCAGACAGTGCAGGCAAGTCTTTGCCATTTACTGTTTCCGGAGCTACGGTTGCTTTTAAATCTATACTGCCTCTTTCGGTAAACTTCAGAGCATTGCTTATAAGATTAGTAAGCACATATTTTAGCTTTCTGACATCCCCCTTTAACGTTGCAGGCACATTTGGAGAAATTTCGGTACTAAGTTTTATCCCCCTGCTCTGCGCCTGAGCTATAAACGGCTCAAGTGTGACATTTATCATAGAGAGTACATCAAAATCCACCTCCTCTGCCACCATTTTTCCGGCTTCTATGCTGGAAAAATCAAGGATGCTGTTTATCAGACTGAGCAAATTGTGTGATGACTCTTTAACCATCATGAGATATTCTCTCTGTTCGGTGTCCAGTTTGGTATCCAAAACAAGTTCAGTAAACCCTATTATGCCGTTCATAGGTGTGCGAAGTTCGTGGCTCATGTTGGCTAAAAATGCGGTTTTTGCCCTGTTTGCCTCCTCTGCCAGTTTTACCTTTAGTATCAGTTGCTGTTCTATCAACATCTGTCTCTTTAACGCTAAGTGATTCTTAACGCGCAGTTTAACTATGTTTGGATTAATTGGTTTTGTTATATAGTCTACAGCACCAAGCTCCAACCCGATGGTTTCATCTGTTTCATGGTTCATAGACGTTACAAACATCACAGGCACATCTTTTAGTGAAGACTCTTTCTTTAACCTGCGGCACAGCTCGTAGCCATCCATATCGGGCATTACCACATCAAGAAGTATTAGGTCTGGTTTTACCGTAAATGCTATTTCAAGGGCTTTCTTAGCATGAGTGGCAAAGTATAGTGTATAAGTGTCTTGTAATACCTCATTGATTATCTCAATGTTTGAAATAGCGTCATCAACTATCAGTATTTTTTGTTTTTCAATATTTTCAGACACTATTCCTCCAGTGTAACTTTAAGTGATTGAGCTATATCTTTCATGATTAGCAAAGCGCCTTCAAAGTCCAGTTTATCAATATGGCCGGTAAGTTCCTCTGTTTTTATACCGTCTGATACTGACATGAGGCAGGATTTGTTATCAGTGAAGTATTTCTTTGCCTGAAGGGAGTTCTGTCTCAGCAGAGTGCCCAGTTGTTTTATAATTGCAGAGAAGTCACGTATATCATAAACAGATGCGTCCGCTTTTACCGGTTCACCTTCCTGTGTCAAAGTCTCCAGCGTTTTTGCCGACTCAAACACAGTTTGCAGTTCGCCATCCATCCGTTTTAAGCATTCAGCAATCCCCCCCATATCCTCTTCTATCAGCATAGATTCAAGCTCTTTAACAACTCCAAATAACCGTTTTGCCGATATATTTCCTGCCACGCCCTTAAGGCCATGTATTAAATCCCCTGCCAACCGGTAATCTCCCCTCTGAAGCGCTGTTTGTATGTCATTAACTATATTGATATTAAGGCTCCTGAAGTCAACAATGATTTTTTTAAAAAGTCTTTTATTTCCGCCAAGCATCTTGAGCCCTGACGCAATATCGATGCCAGGGAGGTTATCGGGAAAATAGTGTTTTTCACTCCGATGTGGTTCTGTACGCCGGGCATCGTAAACATCTGGTTTGACTGGCCGTACCCATTTAATCAGTGCATCACAAATCTCTTTGATATCTATTGGTTTAGAGACATGGTCATTCATCCCCGCTGCATAACATTTGTCCTGCTCTGATTTCATTACGTGGGCAGTCATCGCAATTATTGGCAGCTCTTCACTGGATATCTTCTCTCTGATTTTCTTTGTCGCTTCAATGCCATCCATGTGGGGCATTTGTATATCCATTAAAACGGCATTATATTTTTGCGATTCTACAGCCGTAAGCGCCTCTAACCCATTATTAGCTATGTCAACAATAAAGCCCGCATTGGTAAGAATCTCAAAGGCAACCTGTTGATTTATATGATTGTCCTCTACAAGCAACAACCGCGCCCCTCTTATCCCCGACAGCCTCCGGCTTTCATATTCGACATTTTCACGCCGTATTGCCTGAAACCCGGAATACTTAGCAAAGGCATTAATTATCGTGTTAAACAGAGTTGAGGCCTGAACCGGCTTGGTAAGCAACGACATTATACCCATTTCTTCGGCTTTTTGCCTAATTTCCACATTGCCATAAGCCGTTACAATCGTTATAACCGGCAGATGAGGCAGTTTAAGCTCCTGAATACATTTTGTTGTCTCAAAGCCATCCATTCCGGGCATCTTCAGATCAATAAACAACATCCTGTATTGTTCATCCAGTGGCATTTCTGAAATTCGCCTCAGTTCCTCTACTGCCTTCATGCCACAATCAAAGGTTGTTACCTTTAAGTTAAAACCCTCTAAGATGCTTTTTAGGATTTCTCTGGCGCTTGCGTTATCATCAACCACCATGACCCTCATACCGGTAAGGTTGTCGGGCAGCAGATAATAATTTACCGTATCATGCGGCTGCTGGCAGCCTAATCTGACTGTAAAGGTAAACTCAGATCCCTTGCCGTACTCGCTTTGTACCCGGATGTTGCCTTGCATTAAATCTGTCAGTTTTTTGCATATACTTAACCCAAGACCTGTTCCTCCATACTTCCTTGTAGTTGAGCTGTCTGCCTGTGTAAAAGGTGTAAACAGGCATGGTATAACATCCGGCATCATACCAATCCCTGTATCTTTGACAGAAATACTAAGGGTGACCTCTTCTTTATCTATAGCAACAACTTTTACGGCAAGAATAATCTCTCCTCCCTCATCGGTAAACTTAATCGCATTACTGAGGAAATTAGTAATCACCTGGGTTATTCTCAAAGGGTCGCCGGTAAGTAAGTATGGCACGTCATTATCAATAGAGAACATTATCTCCACTCCCTTTTCCTCCGCTCTCATGATACACATTGCAGCTATGTTATTTAAAACGCTGGTGAGATCGAAATCAACGATCTCAAGCTCTAATTTGCCGGCCTCTATCTTTGAAAAGTCAAGGATGTCATTGATGATTGTAAGCAGCGATGTTGACGATAAGTTAATCTTATTCAGGTAGTCTCTCTGCGTTGTCGAGAGCTCTGTTTGTAGCATTAAACGGCCAAGCCCGATAATTGCGTTCATAGGCGTCCGTATTTCATGGCTCATGTTGGCAAGGAATTCGCTTTTGGCACTATTAGCACAGTCTGCGTCAATTTTTGCCTGCCGGAGGCTGTCCTCCGTTTTTTTTCTGTCTGTGATGTCCCAAAGTATGCCAAGTAAACCAATAATATCACCATTGTCATCACGAACCGGGGAAAGTATCGTATGGACTATCCCCTCATTGCCTTTTACCACATAAACTTCATCAAGCTCCTGTGTAACACCTGATTCCATGACAAGTGTATCGTTGCTACGGAATCTTTCTGTTAAATGTTCTGGAAAGAAGTCAGCAGCCGTCTTACCAATCATATCTGATGGTGTGAGGTCAAAATCAGCAGCAAAAGCCGGATTAACAGCGATATAAACGGAATCTCTGTCTTTATAAAACACCTTCTGTGGGATATTATTAAGAAGAAGTCTGTAGGTTATCTCGCTTTTACGCAATTGGCTCTCAAGAAAACACATCTGTTCCATCTTTAGGTGTATTTCCTTTTCTTTCTGGCGCAAATGCTCTATTGTTTCTTGCAATGTCCTGTTTGATTCATAATTAAACAGCTTTATTACACCAATCATAGAAAAAGCAATAATCAAAGCAACAATAGTTCTGAATACTTGAACAGGAATTGAGGAGAAAAATAAGAAATTATCGGTATTTAGTATATTTGAAGGAAAAAAATCGCCTTTTGGAACAACCAAACCTGCTAAAAGCCCATACGTTACAAAAGCTGTCGTGGTAAGTAAAAAGTATTTATCAGCCTTAGACTTTTTTACGATATCTGTCTCTTTAGAGTACAATCTAAAGGCAATAGCTGTTAAGAAAGACCCAGGTATCGCTAAAAAATATCTCGATAATATATGCCCTGTATTGAGCATAGCTTCTGAGTTATAAGAAATAATAAAGATAGTGGTTAAAACTCCGGGCACTAACCACCATTTCAAATATTGAGAAAATCTTTTAACAGACTCATCCTCACACATTCTCAATGTTCTTCTGCTAAACTCAAGTAAGAAACAAAATGACGATACTAAAAAAATAAAGCTCGCTATATTTAGAATTCTATCAGGCGGATGTGTTAATATTAACATATCAATCCACTCATTTATGCCATGAAGCACGGCAAATGAGGATAATAACCAAATGACTTTTGAAAGCTTGAATTGCCCATCAGTTCTATGCAGTACAGATATGGCAACACCCATAGACATAAAAGCAAATCCATAGACAAGAAACACGTGGTCCATGTTGTGTCTGAAAAACTGTACTATTGATTCCATGTTACCCTAATCATAATCAGCCCTCCACCACCTTTATAAAGACGCCCTTACTTACTCAACCACCTTAAAACAAGCCCTTAAGTAAAGTCAATACATTTTCCCTACCCTTTTACGCCCTGCACCATTTTTACAATACCCTCCATTTACTACCAAGTAAAAACGTAATAGAGGAGTGTAGCATATGGGGACTTACAGATGACTTACAGATGACTTACAGATTGAGAATTTTTTTGCATACTGTGCAGATTTTTGCACATAGTTTTTCCTCACCTGCGTCCATTTGAGGATTATTCCTTACCTTTTTGACAGATGCCTGATATAAAAGTTACTTACTTAGGGAGTTTTGGCTCATTTTTCAGTTCAAATACTGAAAGAGTTTCAGCATGGTATGTGTTTGGAAACATGTCAAATAATCTGACTGATAGAAGCTCATACATATCCATGAGTTTTGCAGCGTCACGGGCAAACGTTGAGGGATTGCATGAGACATAGGCAATCTTTACGGGTGAAAGCGCTTTCAGTGTTTCCATCGCTTTGTTTGTTAACCCGGAACGAGGAGGGTCTATTATTACGATATCATATTTTTGCAGTGAGCGGTGTTTTTCAAATGGTTTCGTTTTAAAGGCCACATTCTTAACGTTGTTTAGTTTAATGTTACGCAGACCGTCCTCAACACTGTGCCGGTTTTCCTCAATAACTGTAACATTATGAGCTGAAAATGACAGCGGAATGGCAAAATTCCCGCCGCCACCGTAAACATCCAGAATATTTTTTCCCTCAAGCGGCTCAAGAAGCTCCAACATCTTCTCTATCAACAAAGAGTTCATAGCCCAGTTGGACTGAATAAACCCCATTGGCGATACAGTATATGTAAATGCAGGGGTGTCACTTTCAAACACACAAAACGTCTTCTCCGCCGATATCCCCTCATCGGAAACAACTGCGTCAAAACCAATATCAAGGAAAAAATCCAACTGCGACTCATCCACACCCTCCCCTTTCACATAAGCTATCGTGTTAGAGCCGGAAAGAATTTGAACTTCCCTTAAACCCCTTAAAAAACGAGCGCCTGTCAATTTTCCAAGGAATTTATTAATCACAGGGTTTAACAAATGGCATTCACTGATGGGAATCACATGCCTTGAGTTTTCCCGATAGAAACCGATTTCAGGCTCACTGCCCCCTGAAATCTTAAACTGCGCCTTGTTTCTGTAATTCCATTGGTTTAGAAAAACTGTCTCTTTAAGCGGTATTCCGCCCTCATTCATTTTACCAATTCTAACGAGGCAGTCCAAAAGGATTTCCTCTTTGATGGAAAGCTGCCTTTCATAAGAAATGTGCTGATAGTGGCAGCCCCCACAGAGGTTATAATCCTTGCAACGGGGAGTGACCCTGTCTGATGAAGCGTTAAGTATCTCTACTGCTTGCGCTATCGAGTAGTCACGTTTACTTTCAGTAAGCTCCGCTATGACCCTCTCGCCGGGCAGTGTCCCTTTTACGAAGATGACGCCGTCTTTTTTTGACAGGCACATTCCTCCATAAACAGGGGCTGCCGGCTCAAGCTCCAGGAGTTTCATTTCCTGGCTAAAAGGGTCTTTATCGTGCTCTTTAGCTCTGTTAAGTCTGCTGATTTTACAACATACGCATCCGAGGCCCACACGGAGAAATCATCCCTGTAATCATACGCCGTTGACATTATCACTGGGAGATTTGGTTTCTTTTCCTTCATCCGTCTAAGCACCTCTATGCCGTCCATGCCTGGCATCAGAATATCCAAAGTTACAATGTCAGGGGTTTCCTTCTCAAAAAACTCCAGAGCTTCTTTGCCTGAGCTTGCTATGAAAACCTCGTACTGTTCATCCTCAAGCTCTGCCTGATACAGCATTCTAAGATGTTGGTCGTCATCAACTATCAGCACCTTCGGTTTACTCATTGTTTCCCTCCTTTAATAATAGATTAATTTTAAATATCGTTCCTACACCTACTAAACTATTAACTTCTATGGTTCCTTTATGTTCCTCAATAATCTTTTGCGCTATAGTCAGCCCCAAACCAGCCCCCGTTGTCTTTGTCGTATAAAATGGGTCAAACAGGTGTTTTAACTCCTCACTGGTAATCCCAGCCCCTGTGTCCTCTATTTCTATACAAGCCATGTTTTGTTCCCGTTTTGTGCAAACACTAATGCGTCCCCCGCCTGCTACTGCCTGTTTGGCATTGTCTATTATGTTGAAAACGGCCTCTTTCAGGCTGCCAGGGTTTCCGATTATTTCAAGATTTTTTTGAAAATATCGTTCCTCCACGGTGATTTTTCTATTTACAGGCCACTCTGTTTTAGAAAGTACGGAATGCAAAAGGGCGTTAATATCCACCTTCTCATTGGCAATTTTGTTTTCTCTGACAAAACTCAGAGTTTGTCTGAGAAGTGCCTCAAGGCGTCCCACCTCGTTTACTATTATGTGCGCATAATCCTTTAGAGGCTCATCGAGTTTTGTCTCAAGTCTTCTTGCAAATCCGCCTATAGAGGAAAGCGGATTCCTTATCTCATGCGCTACACGAGCTGACATCTCACCGAGGGCAGCCACTTTCTCTATGCTTGCCAACTGCTCACGAAGGGATTTTATCTCCGTCACATTACTTACTATATGAATCGTTCCTTGAAACTCACCGTGGTGGTCATATATCGGAGAGCTTGAAACACTGTACGTATCCTTTGTCCGGTAATAAAACCCCTCTACTTCTATTATCCGCGATTTCCCCTTTTCAAGTGCCTGTTTATGCGAACAGTGAGGCCATGGCTCTGTACTGTTATGAAATACCTCGTGACACTTTTTTCCTATTATTTGTGCAGGCGTAAGCCCAGTAAGATCACACACAGACTTATTAACCTTTATAATGTTCAAATCCATATCAGTTATGTAAACCAGATCGTTTATGGATTCAAAGATGTTTTCCAGCTCGGTCTCGGCCAGTTTCACCTGCTCAAAAAGTCTGGCGCTTTCTATGGCTGTTGCAGCCTGATCGGCAAAACTCAACAGATACTCGGCATCATCCTCTGTTATGGGCCTCAGGTTGAATAAATTGTCAACCCACAGTACCCCTATAGCATTGTTACGCGCTATTATGGGTACAACCAGATAAGCCTCAGTGCCGAGATATTGAGTCAGTATGGGGTTAGACAAGGGGTCTGCTGCCGCATCTTTTACGTTGTAATGTGTTTTTTTAGCTACGGCCATAGACAGATAGCATGAGGAGTCCAGAGGTATCTGAAGCCTCATTGAGAGTTTATCCATAAAAGAGTCTTTACTGAGATGGCCATTCTCTATTTCTTGCAGAATACTATGCAGGGATTTTTCCTCAAAAGACAAATCCTGCCATATCCGTGCGGCCTCCTCGTGATTTGTCGGACCCACTCCCATCTTTCCTCTGAGCATATGGCTTGCTTCATCGCAGAGAAAAATTATTGCCCTGTTAAATCCTAACCCGTCGCTTACAGTCACTGCCGTAAGAATCATCCTGAGCAGCTTGTCAAGCTCAAGGGTGCCTCGCATAGCGGAACTTATGAAAAACAGTCTGGAAAACTTCCTGTTACTATTAACAAGCTTTTCCTCAATAGATTTCCGTAAAGATATATCACGCGCTATCATGCTCATTCCGGTAACAACTCCCGATGCGTCCTTTATCGGAGATATTGTCAAACTTATGTCAACACGTGAACCGTCCTTACGGGTTCCACGTGTTTCCACATCTTTTAGAATCTCTCCCTGTCTGATTGCATCGAGATGTGCTTTGCCGCTAATCAGAGCCGACTCCGGCAGAAACGGTATGAAGGTATCTAATGCCTCCTGCTCGGTAAAGCCAAAAATACTTTCCGCACTCTTGTTCCATGACGTTATCATACAGTCTAAATTGGCTGTTATTATGGCATCGGCAGAGTTTTCGATGAGGCTCTCAAGACGTTCCTTGGTATCAGAGACTTTTATGTATAACTCGGTTATCTCAGTTTGGCTGGCTATCCTGTCGGTTATATCCCTTATCATGACGATGCACTCGTCTATCCGGTCATCTTCTTCTCGTATCGGATAAGCGCTGATTTCAGCATATCTGTCATTTTTAACATAATTAACCGTGCTAATCTGTCCTGAGTTAAAAGTTGCCTCTGCCACACACTGCGGGCAGACGCCATCCTCGTATGGAAAGACTTCATGACATTTCCTGCCTGGGATTTCCATGACTCTGAATGATGTCCATTTCTCTATAGCCTTATTAGCAGTGGTTATGGTCAGTTTTCTGTCAACTGTGGCAATGGCAGCATTTACACTGTTAAAGAGAATTTCCATCCTGTTTTGAGAGACGGTTTTAGCCCGTTGCCATTGAAGTTCCTTTCTGTGTGCCAAAGCACG
This window harbors:
- a CDS encoding response regulator produces the protein MSENIEKQKILIVDDAISNIEIINEVLQDTYTLYFATHAKKALEIAFTVKPDLILLDVVMPDMDGYELCRRLKKESSLKDVPVMFVTSMNHETDETIGLELGAVDYITKPINPNIVKLRVKNHLALKRQMLIEQQLILKVKLAEEANRAKTAFLANMSHELRTPMNGIIGFTELVLDTKLDTEQREYLMMVKESSHNLLSLINSILDFSSIEAGKMVAEEVDFDVLSMINVTLEPFIAQAQSRGIKLSTEISPNVPATLKGDVRKLKYVLTNLISNALKFTERGSIDLKATVAPETVNGKDLPALSDKETRLLFSVSDTGIGISKENFDMIFDSFTQCDHFMTKRYGGTGLGLAIAKKILCMTGGDIWVESDSGKGSTFYFIANFLLQQTPEPVPICQSMMEFRAHLNILIAEDNIVNQTLLIRLLQRRGYTPVAVVNGREALDMLAQRPFDLVLMDIQMPVMDGLEATRHIRNTKDAKINAGIPIIAVTAHASEEDVELCLATGMDDYISKPFAAEELCKLIEKHTASGSKSV
- a CDS encoding response regulator is translated as MSKPKVLIVDDDQHLRMLYQAELEDEQYEVFIASSGKEALEFFEKETPDIVTLDILMPGMDGIEVLRRMKEKKPNLPVIMSTAYDYRDDFSVWASDAYVVKSADLTELKSTIKTLLARK
- a CDS encoding response regulator — encoded protein: MKNIQPPGAKVSEDIEKQKILIVDDAVSNIEIINDALHDSYTTYFATNAKKALEIALAIKPDLILLDVVMPDMNGYELYSLLKKEPTLNDVSVIFVTAMSDGADETIGLELGAADYITKPINQNIVKLRTKNHLALKRQMQLEKRLIQQNMVELNLLKMKRLFYGTVEALSTMAETRDPYTAGHQRRVAELTCEIAMAMMFSNNEAEGFYVAAILHDIGKVNVPAEILSKPGKITEIEFNLLKTHSEVGYNILKNIESEWMIADIVYQHHEKLDGSGYPRGLRGDDILSGARIIAVADVVEAISSHRPYRAALGIDAAMSEITSYRGIYYDEDVVDVCVELFQKGFSFSKK
- a CDS encoding PAS domain S-box protein gives rise to the protein MLTETAQRQLSGFNDPELLLHYKPFIKAERLLCLFDFARQTGSVSDLDKLLDTICKTVTSLANVNGCAIRLKGRTGYTIKASYGLAQGVLSILAQKVGEEVFSQVLKKNQALLIDDTSALPNELRVLQLMIRSMAVVPLKTGSSLIGTLEVYDKAKLPGIAVSLITKDDLLTLEGFAILAALSIERALAHRKELQWQRAKTVSQNRMEILFNSVNAAIATVDRKLTITTANKAIEKWTSFRVMEIPGRKCHEVFPYEDGVCPQCVAEATFNSGQISTVNYVKNDRYAEISAYPIREEDDRIDECIVMIRDITDRIASQTEITELYIKVSDTKERLESLIENSADAIITANLDCMITSWNKSAESIFGFTEQEALDTFIPFLPESALISGKAHLDAIRQGEILKDVETRGTRKDGSRVDISLTISPIKDASGVVTGMSMIARDISLRKSIEEKLVNSNRKFSRLFFISSAMRGTLELDKLLRMILTAVTVSDGLGFNRAIIFLCDEASHMLRGKMGVGPTNHEEAARIWQDLSFEEKSLHSILQEIENGHLSKDSFMDKLSMRLQIPLDSSCYLSMAVAKKTHYNVKDAAADPLSNPILTQYLGTEAYLVVPIIARNNAIGVLWVDNLFNLRPITEDDAEYLLSFADQAATAIESARLFEQVKLAETELENIFESINDLVYITDMDLNIIKVNKSVCDLTGLTPAQIIGKKCHEVFHNSTEPWPHCSHKQALEKGKSRIIEVEGFYYRTKDTYSVSSSPIYDHHGEFQGTIHIVSNVTEIKSLREQLASIEKVAALGEMSARVAHEIRNPLSSIGGFARRLETKLDEPLKDYAHIIVNEVGRLEALLRQTLSFVRENKIANEKVDINALLHSVLSKTEWPVNRKITVEERYFQKNLEIIGNPGSLKEAVFNIIDNAKQAVAGGGRISVCTKREQNMACIEIEDTGAGITSEELKHLFDPFYTTKTTGAGLGLTIAQKIIEEHKGTIEVNSLVGVGTIFKINLLLKEGNNE
- a CDS encoding response regulator, with product MESIVQFFRHNMDHVFLVYGFAFMSMGVAISVLHRTDGQFKLSKVIWLLSSFAVLHGINEWIDMLILTHPPDRILNIASFIFLVSSFCFLLEFSRRTLRMCEDESVKRFSQYLKWWLVPGVLTTIFIISYNSEAMLNTGHILSRYFLAIPGSFLTAIAFRLYSKETDIVKKSKADKYFLLTTTAFVTYGLLAGLVVPKGDFFPSNILNTDNFLFFSSIPVQVFRTIVALIIAFSMIGVIKLFNYESNRTLQETIEHLRQKEKEIHLKMEQMCFLESQLRKSEITYRLLLNNIPQKVFYKDRDSVYIAVNPAFAADFDLTPSDMIGKTAADFFPEHLTERFRSNDTLVMESGVTQELDEVYVVKGNEGIVHTILSPVRDDNGDIIGLLGILWDITDRKKTEDSLRQAKIDADCANSAKSEFLANMSHEIRTPMNAIIGLGRLMLQTELSTTQRDYLNKINLSSTSLLTIINDILDFSKIEAGKLELEIVDFDLTSVLNNIAAMCIMRAEEKGVEIMFSIDNDVPYLLTGDPLRITQVITNFLSNAIKFTDEGGEIILAVKVVAIDKEEVTLSISVKDTGIGMMPDVIPCLFTPFTQADSSTTRKYGGTGLGLSICKKLTDLMQGNIRVQSEYGKGSEFTFTVRLGCQQPHDTVNYYLLPDNLTGMRVMVVDDNASAREILKSILEGFNLKVTTFDCGMKAVEELRRISEMPLDEQYRMLFIDLKMPGMDGFETTKCIQELKLPHLPVITIVTAYGNVEIRQKAEEMGIMSLLTKPVQASTLFNTIINAFAKYSGFQAIRRENVEYESRRLSGIRGARLLLVEDNHINQQVAFEILTNAGFIVDIANNGLEALTAVESQKYNAVLMDIQMPHMDGIEATKKIREKISSEELPIIAMTAHVMKSEQDKCYAAGMNDHVSKPIDIKEICDALIKWVRPVKPDVYDARRTEPHRSEKHYFPDNLPGIDIASGLKMLGGNKRLFKKIIVDFRSLNINIVNDIQTALQRGDYRLAGDLIHGLKGVAGNISAKRLFGVVKELESMLIEEDMGGIAECLKRMDGELQTVFESAKTLETLTQEGEPVKADASVYDIRDFSAIIKQLGTLLRQNSLQAKKYFTDNKSCLMSVSDGIKTEELTGHIDKLDFEGALLIMKDIAQSLKVTLEE
- a CDS encoding class I SAM-dependent RNA methyltransferase, which codes for MGLGCVCCKISRLNRAKEHDKDPFSQEMKLLELEPAAPVYGGMCLSKKDGVIFVKGTLPGERVIAELTESKRDYSIAQAVEILNASSDRVTPRCKDYNLCGGCHYQHISYERQLSIKEEILLDCLVRIGKMNEGGIPLKETVFLNQWNYRNKAQFKISGGSEPEIGFYRENSRHVIPISECHLLNPVINKFLGKLTGARFLRGLREVQILSGSNTIAYVKGEGVDESQLDFFLDIGFDAVVSDEGISAEKTFCVFESDTPAFTYTVSPMGFIQSNWAMNSLLIEKMLELLEPLEGKNILDVYGGGGNFAIPLSFSAHNVTVIEENRHSVEDGLRNIKLNNVKNVAFKTKPFEKHRSLQKYDIVIIDPPRSGLTNKAMETLKALSPVKIAYVSCNPSTFARDAAKLMDMYELLSVRLFDMFPNTYHAETLSVFELKNEPKLPK